The following DNA comes from Candidatus Methylomirabilota bacterium.
AGGAACAGGGCGTACATCTCCCGGTTGTCTTCGAAGTCGTCGACCAGGAGAATCAGGGGCGCCTTCTTCATGGGTTCGTGCGCGTCCTGGGGAGAATCAGGGTGAACGTGGAGCCCTGGCCGAGCTTGCTCTGGAGCGTGACCTGACCGCCGAGCATCGAGGCCAGCCGCCGCGAGATGGAGAGCCCCAGCCCGGCGCCGCTGTAAGCGCGCGAGGGCGAGCTGTCGGCCTGGCTGAAGTCCTCGAAGATCTTCGCCTGGTCCTCGTCGGCGATGCCGATGCCGGAGTCGGCGACGGCGACGAGGATCCGGTCGCTGACGTCGTCGAACGTCGCCGAGACCTTGACCCAGCCCTCCGGCGTGAACTTCAGCGCGTTGGCCAGGAGGTTCAGCACGATCTGCTTGACCTTCGGGCGGTCGCTCTCGATCACCGGCAGGTTGGGGGCCAGCTCCTCGGTGACGCTGAGACTGGTGCGGCTGACGATCGGCTCCACCTCGGCCATCACCTCGGCGAGCAGCTCGGGCAGCGGGACGTCACTGATATGGACCGGCATCTTGCCCGCCTCGATGCGGGAGATGTCGAGGATGTCGCTGATGAGGGCCAGCAGGTGCCGCCCGCTGGAGTCCACCCGCGAGAGACTCCGCCGTTGCCGGGACGTCAGCTCCCCGAGGACGCCCTGCAGGAGCATGCTCGTGTAGCCCAGGATCGCGTTGAGCGGCGTGCGGAACTCGTGGGACATGTTGGCCATGAACCGGGACTTGAGCGCCGAGGCGTGCTCGAGCTGGATCGCCTGGCGCCGCAGCAGCTCGTTCTGCCGGACCAGCTCGGCGGTGGCCTGGCGGACCTTCTCCCCCAGCTCCTGGGAGGCGCGCTGGAGCTGCTCGTAGAGCCGCTGCTTCTCGAGCGCCTCTCGCTGGTCGTGCAGGATCGTGACTACGCCGACGAGCTCGCCCTGGGCCGACAGGACCTTACCCGCCAACGCCTCCACCGGGAGGGACTCGCCGGTCTCCGGATCCGTGAGCCCGATCGGCCCTGAGTGGCGCAGGGTGTCGCCGGCGGAGAGCAAGTTCGAGACGAACGACGAGAAGTGCGCGTCGTTCGACTGGACCCTGACGTCGACCTCGCCGGGCGTGTCGGGCTCTACCGTGAACAGCCGTTCCGCGGGCGCGTTCATCATGACGATGGCGCCCGCGGGGTCGGTGACGAGGATCGGGTCGGCCACGGCGTCGATGACCAGCTCCAGCCGGTCGCGCTCGGCCCGGACGTTGGCCTCGGCCGCGCGCAGCTTGCGGTAGTTCTCCTCCTGGGCCTCGATGGCGGTGCGGAGATCGGTGACGTTCCGGAGGACCGAGACCACCCGGGGCTCCTCCGACGCATCGGTGACGACCGTGCTCAGCAGCTCGAAGAGCAGGTCGGAACCGTCGTTCGGATCCACCAGCAGCAGCTCCCGGCGCGCCGGCTCGGCCCGATCGATGGCGCGGCCGGCCAGGGCGGCCGAGAAGAGCATGTTGTTCAGCGCGATGGCCCGGCGCCGGCCTTCGCTCTCGCGCTCGGTCGAGGCGAAGAGCGCCTCGGCGCGCGCGTTGGCCAGGATCATACGCCCCTCGCGGTCGGTCAACAGCACGGGGTCGTGGCCGGCGTTGATGATGCTCTCGAGCAGGATCCGCTCCCGCTCCAGGCCCGCCCGGGCCGCCTCCAGCGCTCGCGTGGCGCCGAGGCGCGAGAGCTTGGGCCCCAGGATGTCGGCGAGCCAGGCCCCTTCGCGAGCGACGTCGGGCGCCATCGGGTTGACGAACAGCAGACCGTAGGCGTCCTCGGACTTCCGGCCGTCCATGAGCGGGATCGCCAGGAACGCCCCGCGGCCGAACAGCCGCATCACGCGGGTGCGCCCGCCGGAGCCGTTCAGCGTGAGCTCGACCGGCTCGCTGCGGGTGAGGGCGGCCACCAGCGGGTGCTCGCGCTGCTCGAGGTCGATCGCGAGCTTGGCGAGGCGGGAAGCGGGCAGGCCGTACCCGGCCATCGCGACCAGCTGCGTCCGGTCCTGGTCGGCCAGCAGGCACACGGCGTGCCGCGCCTCGGTGTGGGCGCCCAGCCAGTCCAGCGCCCGCTGCGCGCACTCCCCGACGTCGTCGCACCCGAGCAGGAACTCGGCGAGCGCGAGCCGGGCCTCGGCCAGGCCGCCGCCGGATACCCGGGACCCGGCGCGGAGCGAGAGGGCGCGACCCACGGCCTAGACGCCGACCGAGCGGCGCCGTCTTCTCACGGGCACACCCGTGCCGTCGCCCGCCGCGGCGAGCTTGGACCGCAGCGACCTATTCTCCGCCGCCAGAGTTTTCTGCGAGCGGGTCTCGATCGCGGCGGACCGTAAAGCCGGCGTGCTCTGGGCCACCGCTTCCGAGTACTTCAGGTACGTCTCGATCGACGCGACGACGATGCGTGCCTCGACGGTGATCAGGTCGATGCCCACGAGTGACACACGGACCCAGGCGTCGATCACGATGCCCTTGTCGAGGACGCGGTCAAGAACGTCGATGAGGCTTGTGCCGCTGGACGTTCGTTCAACGGGCATCGGTCATCCTCCCTGCGCGGACTCCTCGTTCCCTGATTTGGTTCCCCGCCCGCGGCGACGGGCCGGCGCGCCAACGCGCTCGGCGCTGAGGGCGGCGACCTTGCGCTCGAGCACCCGGATTTGCCTCCGGAGATCGGGCGCGTCGACGGCGCCCTGCCGGCCCGACAGGTGCCGGTCGTGCTTCCACCAGTCGAGGCCGATCTCCTGGGCCTTGTCGATCGAGCAGATGATGAGGCGGATGCGGATGGTGAGCAGCTCGACTTCAGCCAGCGAGATCGTGATGTCGCCGGCGATGGCGAGGCCCTTGTCGAGGACGCGGTCCAGCACGTCCACGAGCCCGCTGACCCTGTGATTGCTGGTCTGAAGCTCGGTTCTCATTGGGCAGGCAAGTATAGACAATAACAGTGCTCCGCGAAAGGGCCATTCGGCTCTAAGACCAAAGTAGGTGGGTAAAAGTTCCCATACTCCCCGGTGGCAGGCACCTTGCATTGGCACGCGCCTTGCTGCGGGGGCGTCCGGATCTCATCAATACCGGGGTGCGCCATAAGTTCATTCTCTTCGTCGGCGTCATCCTGCTCGTCGGGCGGAGATGATCGACGAGGACGCGGTCGCCGAGGCGGTGATCTGCGGCCCCGACCCCGAGCGCCATGTCGAGGCGATCCGCAAGCACGTCCAGGCCGGGTACGACCAGGTCTGCGTGCACCAGATCGGCCCCGACCAGGATGGATTTTTGGCGTTTTACGAGCGGGAGGTCCCGCCGAAGGTCGGCTAGACCCCGCGCGCCTCGGGCAGGCTCACCTCTTCTCGAGCCAGACCTCGTCGACGGCGGCCTTCCCCGGGCCCGCCAGGAAGAGGAGGATCGCGCCGGCGAGGAGCATCAGGTCCAGGCGCGCCCCGCCGAAGCCCGCTGGCAGCTTCACGTAGAAGAAAGCCACGATGAACTCGATGGCGTAGAGCAGGCCGAGCCAGCGGCCGGCGATACCGAAGAGCAGCAGGATGCCCCCGACCAACTCCAGGATCATGATGAACGGCCCGCTGATGCCCGGCGCCGGGATTCCCATCTTCGTGAAGGCCTCGGTGACCCCGGGGATACCGGCTTGGTACTTGTTCCAGCCGGAATAGATGAAGACGAGGGCCATGGCGATCCGCACCGCGGTAATGCCCCAGCCCGATCCGATGCCCCAGATCCCCCGCATATCTGCCTCCTTGGCGTGAGTGGACGGCGACCTGCGTTGCCCTGGAACCTCGCGCTGACGATAGCACCCCCGCCGGGAGTCCGGCGCATTTCATCTATAATCCCGGCAGCGGCGAGGCCGCCGCGGGGAGGACCGCTCCTGATCCTCATCTGCCGCCCCCCGGGCCTCTTCGGCCAGTGCCCAGCGGGCTGAGCGTGAGCCGGCGCCTGGCGCTCGTCCTCCTCCTGGCGGCGCTGGCCGCCCTGCCGTGGATAGCGTTGGCGGACGCGCTCTCGCTGAGCGCGTTGCTCCTCGTCTACATGACGCTGGCCGTGTCCTACGACATCCTCGGTGGCTACGCCGGCCTGATGAACCTGGGGCACTCGGCCTTCTTCGGGCTGGGGGCCTACGCCTTCGGAATCGCGCTGACGCGGGGCTGGCCGCCGCCGGCGGCCGTGGTGGCGGCGGTCGCGGTGCCGCTGGCCTTCGCCGCGCTGATCTCCTATCCGATCTTCCGCCTCCGCGGGGCCTACTTCGCGCTGGCGACGTTCGGGTTGATCCCGCTGCTGGAGTTGCTCGCGCTCAATCTCGGCGGGCTCACCGGCGGCTCCCGGGGGCTCACGATCCCGCTCGCCTACCGGATCGAGGTCGTCTACTACGCGGCGCTCGTGCTGGCGGCGTGGACCGTGTGGGTCAGCTACCGGATCGGGCACTCGCGCTTCGGCCTGGCGCTGATGACGATCCGGGAGGACGAGGACGTGGCGCGCAGCTTTGGTGTGGCGCCCTATCGCCACAAGCTCCGGGCCTTGCTGATGGGCGCCGCGCCGGCCGGGCTGGTGGGCGCCGTGTACGCCATGAACCTCACCTATCTCAACGCCGAGGTCGTGCTGGGCACCGAGATCGCGCTGGTGCCGGTGACGATGGCCAGGCTGGGCGGCACCGGCACCGTCGCCGGGCCCCTCGTGGGCGCGGTCATCGTCACCGCGGTGCAGGAGCTCCTGTGGACACGCGGGTCGTACCTCCGCCTCACGGTCTACGGCCTCCTGCTCGTACTGGTCCGGCTCTTCATGCCGGGCGGGCTCGTGCGCCTGCCCGCGCTGCGCCGCCTGCTCGCGCGCCTGGGGCTCGGCGAGCGCATCTACGCGCGGTAAGCCGGCGCGCATCCGCGTCGCGCGCGGGCGCCGCCGCGCGAGGCGCGGAGGCTTCTGCCGTACAATACGCCCATGAAGCTGACGGTCGACGGCCGCGCGGTGGAGGTTGCCGCGGGCGCCACGGTACTCGACGCCGTCAACGCGCTGGGCATCCCGCTGCCCCAGCTCTGCAAGGACCCCGACCGTCCCCCGCTGGGCGCCTGTCGCACGTGCCTCGTGCACGTCGAGGGCCAGCGTGGCGCGTCCGCCGCCTGCCACCTTCCGGCGCGCGAGGGCATGAGCGTCAGCACCACCCATCCCGACGTCACGCGCATCCGCGCCGCTGTGCTCGACCTCACGCGCTCGATGCTCAGCGCGGGGGAGGGGCGCGACGGCTTCGGGCAGGTGGGTGTGGCCTGCGCGCGCCACGCGATCCTCGAGCCCGCGTCGACGAGCTGCGGGAGTCGCCCGAGGCCGAGGCGCGGGTGACAAGCCTCGCCGAGGCGATCCAGCTCGCCTCGCTCTGCGGCCTGGGGCAGGCCGCACCGCTGGCGCTGCTGCGCGGCCTCGAGACCTTCGGCGCGGAGTTCCACGGCCGGCGATGAGAGAGCGGGCGGCGCTCTCGGCGATCGGGGTCGTCTCGGCCGCCGTGGTGATCGCCGTGGGCGTGCTGCTGCTGGGGGGCGGGCGGCCGGTGAGTGGAGCGCGTGACGTCTCGGCGCTGCCCGCGCTCAACGCCGTCCTGAACGGCACCAGCGCGGTGTTGCTGGCCACCGGCTACGTCTTCATCCGGCGGCGCCAGGTGACGGCGCACCTCACGTGCATGCTGACCGCGTTCGGCGTCTCCACGCTCTTCCTGATCTCCTACGTGATCTACCACTACTACGCGGGCTCGCGGCCCTTCACTGGCCCGGGCTGGATCCGCCCCCTCTACTTCGCCCTCCTGATCTCCCACATCCTGCTGGCCGCCGCCATCGTGCCGCTGGCCCTCACGACGATCTACCGCGGCCTCACCCTCAAGCTCGCGCGCCACGTGAGGATCGCCCGCTGGACGCTCCCCATCTGGCTTTACGTCTCCCTGACCGGCGTGCTCGTCTACTGGATGCTGTATTACCTGTAGCGACGGCCATTTGCCCGGCGCAACGGGTGGGATTCCCCAAGATTCCGGCCCGGGCGGGGTTCCACGCTATGATAGCCAACAGTCCGGTGACGCACTCGAGGAGCCGTGTCGTCGATGGCCGATAGAGAGTGGATCCTGCTGAATCCGGGCCCCGCCAACACCTCGCCGAGCGTGCGCCAGGCGCTGGTGATGCCGGACCTCTGTCATCGGGAGCCGGAGTTCTTCAACATGATGCGGAGTTGCCGGGAGCGCCTGGCGCGTCTGGTCGGAGGGGCTCAGGACTGGACCGCGGTGCTCTTCGCCGGGTCGGGGACGGCCGCCGTCGAGGCCGCGATCTGCTCGGTGGTGCCGCCGGAGCGGGCCCTGCTCGTCGTCAACAACGGCGTCTACGGCGACCGCATGCTCCGCATCGCGCGTGCGCACGCCATCCGCACCGAAGCCCTCACCTACGACTACGTGACCCCGGTCGCGCCCCGCGATGTGGAGCGCGCGCTGGTCGCCCATCACGAGATCAGCCACGTCGCGCTGGTGCACCACGAGACGACGACGGGGCTCCTGAACCCGGTCGGCGAGGTGGCGCGGGTGGCGGCCGAGCAGGGACGGCGGCTGGTGGTGGACGCGATGAGCTCGCTCTTCGGCGAGCCCCTCGACGTCACCCAGGACGGCATCGACTTCGTGATGGCCAGCGCCAACAAGTGCCTGCAGGGCATCCCCGGCGTGTCGTTCGTGCTGGCGCGGCGGAGCGCGGTGAAGGCGCTGCACGGCCGGGCGCCGCGGAGCGTCTACCTCGATCTCCACAACCAGTGGGCGACCCAGGAGCAGGACAACACGCCCTTTACCCCCGCCGTCCAGGTGCTGCACGCCATGGAGCAGGCGCTGGTAGAGCTCGAGCGCGAGGGCGTGGCGACCCGCATCGCCCGCTATGCGGAGAACGCGCGCGTGCTCCGCGAGGGCATGGCCGGGCTGGGCTTCGAGGTCCTCGTCGCTCCGGGCGCGCGCTCGAGCATCCTCACCACGTTCCGGCTCCTGCCGGGGCTCGCCTACGACCCGCTGCACGACGCCATGAAGCGGCGCGGCTACATCATCTACGCGGGGCAGGGTGACATCCGCACCTACGCCTTCCGCGTCTCCAACATGGGTACGCTGACCCCGGCGGACATGAAGGACGTGGTGGCGGCGTTCGCGTCGAGCCTCGCGGAGCTGGGAGTGGCGGCGCCGGCGAAGCGCTGACGATGGGACGGGCCAGGAGCCACAAGAAGAACATCGCCTGCGTGGAGTCGCTCTGGGACGGCAACATCGAGAGCCGGCTGAGCGTGGTGCCGCTGCTCGAGCTGGCCTCCCGCGTGGACGAGCTGAAGTTCAGCTACCTCACCTGCAACACCGAGGAAGAGCTGAAGTTCAATCTCGGGAAGTTCAAGAATCGCCGGGGCTACGGCATCCTCTACCTCTCCTGTCATGGCCGCCCGGGCGAGCTCGTCCTCGATCAGGCCCCGGTGGAGATCGAGAAGCTCTCGCAGTACATGGGCGAGGGGTTCGCCAACTGGGTCGTCCATTTCGGGAGCTGCGCGACCATCAACGTCCCCCCGGCGCGGATCTCGAAGTTCATCGCCGCCACCGCGGTCTCCATGGTGGTGGGCTACAAGACGGACGTGGACTGGATCGACAGCGCCGCCGTGGACCTGATCCTCTTCGACCGCCTGCAGGAGTACCGCGAGATGCACCGCTTCTGGGAGCACTTCAAGCTGCGCTACCGCGACCTGGTCGCCGTCACCGGCCTCCGCGCGTTTCTGCGGTAGGAAGCCGGGGCGGCGCCGCGAGTGCGGTGGCCGCCTCGCTCGGGATGTTGCTGACGCGCCAGCGCGACGGCCGTCCCGCGGACATTGCGCCAAGTCAGGGTGAAATTCGAGGTCGAAGAGACCGACATCCCCGGCGTCGAGTCCAACCCTGGACCAGCTGAAGGCCAATTCCGGTAGCCTGCTCAAGGTGAAGCTGACCGAGGTGGCCGACGCGTGCGCGGCGGAACTGGCGAGGCGACTTCTCGGCAATTCGACAGGCGCCCCGACGAGGTTCTGGCACCCGGTTTGCCGCAAGGCACTGTTCGGGGAGGTATGTGACATGCCCACCATGCGGTTCCTCAGCACGATCGTCGTGTCCTTGGTGATCCTCTCGTTCCTCAGCGGGTGCCAGTCCATGACCGGGCGGAGCGCCGGCCGATTCGTGGACGACCAGACCATCACGGCCTCGGTAAAGGCCAAGCTCGTCGCTGACAAAGCGGCCAATCTCACGCGCGTGGGCGTGAAGACCGTCAATGGGACGGTCTACTTGACCGGCTCGGTGGATTCAGCCGAGCAGAAGGCTCGGGCCGAGGATTTGGCTAACCGGGTGAATGGGGTCCGGAGCATCGTCAACGACATCCAGGTGAGCGAGCGGAAGCCGAGCGGGTAAGGGACCCTGCAGCCGGGTTCCCAACCTGTGCCCGGGATGTTCTAGGAGCCTGTCCGAGCGCCGGCTTTGCCGGCGCAATCTCTTCCTGGGGGGAGGTTTCGAAGGGGGGCGAAGCCCCCCTCCGAGTCTCCTAGCCGCGGCTCAGGCGGACACCGGCCACGATCAGCGCCGCTCCCGCCAGCGCCAGCGGCAGCCCCAGCCCGTAGCGCTGGCGCTCGCGCGCTCTCTGCCGAAGCGTCTTCAGCACGAGGCGATCGCCGGCCACGATCTCGTCGCGGCTGGCCAGGAACTGGCGCAGGCGCTCGCGCTCCTCCGGGCCGAGATCGCGCGTGCCCCACTGGACGTCCGCCTGGAGCGCCCGCAGGCGCGCGAGCTCACCGGCGCCACGGGCGATCGCCGCGCGGCTGTCGGCGGCGACACCGCGCTCGGAGCGCGTGAGGAACGCGGCCTGGACGGCGGGCGCGACGCGCTCGAGGGTGTCGAGCCAGAGGTGATCGGCGCGGGGAACGAGCGCCAGCGCGAGCCCCGCCAGCGCCACGAGCACACCCAGCACGACGAGCAGCCCCGCGCCGGCGCGGGCGCCCTCGCGCCTGAGGCGGGCGACGAGGGCCCACGACCCCCGGGCCAGAGCGACAGCCGCGAGGACGGCCCCGAAGGTAGCGACGATCGTTGCGCCTGTGGGCAGATCCCAGAGGTACGAGAGGCTGAGCCCGACGACGCTGACGACGAAGCCGACCGCCCAGCCGATGGCCAGACGGCCGCCGAGCCTCGGCGCCAGCCAGGCACCGGCCACGGCGGGCACGATGAGGTAGGAGAACACCAGGAGCACGCCGGCCATCCGGACCGAGCTGGTCACGACCAGGCCGAAGGTGAAGTAGAAGAGGAAGTCCCAGAGCCGTGCCCGCGGCGGGGCGCCGCCGAGCGAGATCGCCAGCAGCGGCCTGCGGCAGAGCCAGTGGGCCAGTCCGACCATCGCGTAGAGCGTGGCCACGCGCGCGACCTCGTCGCCGGTGACGTTCAGGATGCTGCCGACGAGGAGCTGCTTGATCTGCTCACCGCCCTGGGGCACGCGGTCGAGGACGAGCACCGTGAGCGACGCGGCGACGGCGTAGACGATCCCGATGATCGCCTCTTGCGGCACCACACCGCGGCGCTCGCGGGTGAGCGCGAAGAGCGCGGCGCCGGTCGCCGTGAAGGCCAGCGAGTAGTAGTAGGCGGCATCGCTCTGGGCTGCGTGGCCCGCCAGCAGCGCCGCGGTGGCGCCGAGCGCGGCGACCTGGGCGAGTGCCAGGTCCACGAAGATGACCCCCCGCGCCAGCACGTGCAGGCCGAGATAGGCGTGGATCCCGGTCAGCACCAGGCAGGCCAGGAAGGGGAGCCAGAGCAGCTCGAGCATCAGCGACCGGCCAGCGCCGCCGCCAGACGCTGCACGTTCACGTCGAACAGGGCGAGGTAGTCGGTCGCCTCGGGATCGCTGCCGACCGACGGCGCCAGCGTCACGACGCGCGCCCCGGTGCCGGCGGCGATGCGGCGCAGGAGGGCGGCGGGAGCGCCGGGCTCGGCGACGAGGACGCGCACGCCCGTCGCCTTCATCCGCTCCATGAGCTGGCCGAGGTAGGCCGGCGAGGGCGGCACGCCGGGCTTCTCCTCGACCGCCGCCGCCACGGTCAGCTC
Coding sequences within:
- a CDS encoding metal ABC transporter permease; translation: MLELLWLPFLACLVLTGIHAYLGLHVLARGVIFVDLALAQVAALGATAALLAGHAAQSDAAYYYSLAFTATGAALFALTRERRGVVPQEAIIGIVYAVAASLTVLVLDRVPQGGEQIKQLLVGSILNVTGDEVARVATLYAMVGLAHWLCRRPLLAISLGGAPPRARLWDFLFYFTFGLVVTSSVRMAGVLLVFSYLIVPAVAGAWLAPRLGGRLAIGWAVGFVVSVVGLSLSYLWDLPTGATIVATFGAVLAAVALARGSWALVARLRREGARAGAGLLVVLGVLVALAGLALALVPRADHLWLDTLERVAPAVQAAFLTRSERGVAADSRAAIARGAGELARLRALQADVQWGTRDLGPEERERLRQFLASRDEIVAGDRLVLKTLRQRARERQRYGLGLPLALAGAALIVAGVRLSRG
- a CDS encoding NADH-ubiquinone oxidoreductase-F iron-sulfur binding region domain-containing protein, which codes for MTSLAEAIQLASLCGLGQAAPLALLRGLETFGAEFHGRR
- a CDS encoding gas vesicle protein — encoded protein: MRTELQTSNHRVSGLVDVLDRVLDKGLAIAGDITISLAEVELLTIRIRLIICSIDKAQEIGLDWWKHDRHLSGRQGAVDAPDLRRQIRVLERKVAALSAERVGAPARRRGRGTKSGNEESAQGG
- a CDS encoding 2Fe-2S iron-sulfur cluster-binding protein: MKLTVDGRAVEVAAGATVLDAVNALGIPLPQLCKDPDRPPLGACRTCLVHVEGQRGASAACHLPAREGMSVSTTHPDVTRIRAAVLDLTRSMLSAGEGRDGFGQVGVACARHAILEPASTSCGSRPRPRRG
- a CDS encoding ATP-binding protein, which gives rise to MGRALSLRAGSRVSGGGLAEARLALAEFLLGCDDVGECAQRALDWLGAHTEARHAVCLLADQDRTQLVAMAGYGLPASRLAKLAIDLEQREHPLVAALTRSEPVELTLNGSGGRTRVMRLFGRGAFLAIPLMDGRKSEDAYGLLFVNPMAPDVAREGAWLADILGPKLSRLGATRALEAARAGLERERILLESIINAGHDPVLLTDREGRMILANARAEALFASTERESEGRRRAIALNNMLFSAALAGRAIDRAEPARRELLLVDPNDGSDLLFELLSTVVTDASEEPRVVSVLRNVTDLRTAIEAQEENYRKLRAAEANVRAERDRLELVIDAVADPILVTDPAGAIVMMNAPAERLFTVEPDTPGEVDVRVQSNDAHFSSFVSNLLSAGDTLRHSGPIGLTDPETGESLPVEALAGKVLSAQGELVGVVTILHDQREALEKQRLYEQLQRASQELGEKVRQATAELVRQNELLRRQAIQLEHASALKSRFMANMSHEFRTPLNAILGYTSMLLQGVLGELTSRQRRSLSRVDSSGRHLLALISDILDISRIEAGKMPVHISDVPLPELLAEVMAEVEPIVSRTSLSVTEELAPNLPVIESDRPKVKQIVLNLLANALKFTPEGWVKVSATFDDVSDRILVAVADSGIGIADEDQAKIFEDFSQADSSPSRAYSGAGLGLSISRRLASMLGGQVTLQSKLGQGSTFTLILPRTRTNP
- a CDS encoding 2-aminoethylphosphonate--pyruvate transaminase encodes the protein MADREWILLNPGPANTSPSVRQALVMPDLCHREPEFFNMMRSCRERLARLVGGAQDWTAVLFAGSGTAAVEAAICSVVPPERALLVVNNGVYGDRMLRIARAHAIRTEALTYDYVTPVAPRDVERALVAHHEISHVALVHHETTTGLLNPVGEVARVAAEQGRRLVVDAMSSLFGEPLDVTQDGIDFVMASANKCLQGIPGVSFVLARRSAVKALHGRAPRSVYLDLHNQWATQEQDNTPFTPAVQVLHAMEQALVELEREGVATRIARYAENARVLREGMAGLGFEVLVAPGARSSILTTFRLLPGLAYDPLHDAMKRRGYIIYAGQGDIRTYAFRVSNMGTLTPADMKDVVAAFASSLAELGVAAPAKR
- a CDS encoding DoxX family protein; this encodes MRGIWGIGSGWGITAVRIAMALVFIYSGWNKYQAGIPGVTEAFTKMGIPAPGISGPFIMILELVGGILLLFGIAGRWLGLLYAIEFIVAFFYVKLPAGFGGARLDLMLLAGAILLFLAGPGKAAVDEVWLEKR
- a CDS encoding BON domain-containing protein, with the translated sequence MPTMRFLSTIVVSLVILSFLSGCQSMTGRSAGRFVDDQTITASVKAKLVADKAANLTRVGVKTVNGTVYLTGSVDSAEQKARAEDLANRVNGVRSIVNDIQVSERKPSG
- a CDS encoding DUF420 domain-containing protein, with the translated sequence MRERAALSAIGVVSAAVVIAVGVLLLGGGRPVSGARDVSALPALNAVLNGTSAVLLATGYVFIRRRQVTAHLTCMLTAFGVSTLFLISYVIYHYYAGSRPFTGPGWIRPLYFALLISHILLAAAIVPLALTTIYRGLTLKLARHVRIARWTLPIWLYVSLTGVLVYWMLYYL
- a CDS encoding branched-chain amino acid ABC transporter permease produces the protein MSRRLALVLLLAALAALPWIALADALSLSALLLVYMTLAVSYDILGGYAGLMNLGHSAFFGLGAYAFGIALTRGWPPPAAVVAAVAVPLAFAALISYPIFRLRGAYFALATFGLIPLLELLALNLGGLTGGSRGLTIPLAYRIEVVYYAALVLAAWTVWVSYRIGHSRFGLALMTIREDEDVARSFGVAPYRHKLRALLMGAAPAGLVGAVYAMNLTYLNAEVVLGTEIALVPVTMARLGGTGTVAGPLVGAVIVTAVQELLWTRGSYLRLTVYGLLLVLVRLFMPGGLVRLPALRRLLARLGLGERIYAR